The genome window TCTTCCAAAGCCCTTCTCAGGCTTTCCATTGCCCTGGCTTTCTGCTCTTCGAAGTTCTCCGTGTAGAGGAACATGTGGTTGGTTTCGTGGTGAGTATTTAAACTTTAACGCTCAAGAAGAATCAGCTTAAGGTTTGAGACCTCTGCGATGGCCAAGAAGTCCGAGTCGTATGTTATCAGTTCCTCCCCGCGGTTTATGCATATTGCAGCGATCAGGAGGTCTGCGAATCCCCTTGGCTCTCCTTTTTTGAGGAGCTCCTCCTGAAGTCTGTGGGCAAGAATGTAATCGTCCAGAATCGGGAACAGGACGTTTCCATGGAACTTTGAGTACCTTGCAATCCGCGGGAACTCAACAAAGGTGACTCCTGTGATATCCTCTGTAATTTCCTCC of Thermococcus sp. contains these proteins:
- a CDS encoding PIN domain-containing protein gives rise to the protein MAVLDTNAVIERVRRREEITEDITGVTFVEFPRIARYSKFHGNVLFPILDDYILAHRLQEELLKKGEPRGFADLLIAAICINRGEELITYDSDFLAIAEVSNLKLILLER